The stretch of DNA ATGGTCATTAGAAACAGAACGTAAGTATTTAATAACATTGTGAATGAAATGAATTCCAATATACAAAGCAAAATCATAAGTTACAAGGCATCATTGGTGATAACAAGGcattagtcagagagagagagagagagagagtccttcACGGACATTATTTACCATTGTTAGAGTGGAGAGTTCAATATCTTGTCAGTATATTCCAAAATCTTTGCCATGGCTAGAATCCGAGTCTCTCAGGATAGGTTGGATAGCCTCTCACTCACCTCCCACAGCTTCCTAGCCAAAGCATCGTCCCGCCCCTTGGCGCCTACTTCCTGTAGAGCACATGAAGAGAAGTAGCGTCCACTCAGCGGCTCGATCCCCTCTTGGAGGGCACAGTGTAGGGTGGTCTGGGCTCCCCTCTCAGCATCCATGAAGAAAAGCTTAGAGATGGGCTCCAGAAAGAGCCTCTGCCATAGTTTCAGGTTGCGACCGAACTCAGTGTGAATGACCCCTAAATTACAAATGGTAATTTAATATGGGATAGGATGGAATAGAATAAACCACATTGTCTGCAATGTTTTGCAAACGCAGTACTGCTGTGTAaaaacacactatacaatacacacTTGACACATACTAGCCATCTGAAACATCAAACAGTCTGCATATAGATTACAGAAAAGCTCAAATGTAAAACCAAGTAAGAAGGATCCCTTCTAGGTTCTCCAAGGCAGAGCAACTGACCTGGGTGGAGGCTGTAGGTGGAGAGCAACTGACCTGGGTGGAGGCTGTAGGTGGAGAGCAACTGACCTGGGTGGAGGCTGTAGGTGGAGAGCAACTGACCTGGGTGGAGGCTGTAGGTGGAGAGCAACTGACCTGGGTAGAGGCTGTAGGTGGAGAGCAACTGACCTGGGTAGAGGCTGTAGGTGGAGAGCAACTGACCTGGGTGGAGGCTGTAGGTGGAGAGCAACTGACCTGGGTGGAGGCTGTAGGTGGAGAGCAACTGACCTGGGTGGAGGCTGTAGGTGGAGAGCAACTGACCTGGGTGAAGGCTGTAGGTGGAGAGCAACTGACCTGGGTGGAGGCTGTAGGTGGAGAGCTACTGACCTGGGTGGAGGCTGTAGGTGGAGAGCTACTGACCTGGGTGGAGGCTGTAGGTGGAGAGCTACTGCCCTGGGTGGAGGCTGTAGGTGGAGAGCTACTGATCTGGGTGGAGGCTGTAAGTGGAGAGCTACTGACCTGGGTGGAGGCTGTAGGTGGAGAGCTACTGACCTGGGTGGAGGCTGTAGGTGGAGAGCTACTGACCTGGGTGGAGGCTGTAGGTGGTAACGCTGGTCCCCTCCAGGCGGTTGGCCAGCTCCCGGGTGAAGAGCACGTTGCACAGCTTGCTGTGGCAGTAGGCCCTGAAGTTATGCCAGGTGGACTGGCCTGACACCAGGTCCTTGTGGGTACCCAGGAGGGCAAAGTCGACAGAGCCTAGTCGGTGTAGGAGAGCCGACACGTTGACAACACGACTAGGGCCACACTCCTTCAGCCGGTCCAGCAGCAAGCAGGTCAACAGGAAGTGGCCTAAGTGGTTTACCCCAAACACCATGCCGAACCCATCCTCAGTGTAGCCAGGCCCCAGCATTCCTGAAaccaatcacattttattggtcacattagccgaatacaacaggtatagagagtaccttgaaatgcttacttatgagcccattcccaacaatgtagagctaaaaagtaagaaaaatatttgataaataaaaaaaggaaatagtaacacaaaataacaataacgaggctatttaCAAGGAgtcccagtactgagtcaatgtgcaggggtacgaggtagttggggtcattcaaggtgacagacagtgagaccAGAGACAGGGAGTAAGGCTACACATAATGTCCAAGTATTTCTATATTTGTCTTAAAATGTGTGTATTATTTTATCCATAGGGTAAGAAGAGATGTTAATTCAATAGGGTTCACTGAATAGAGAAAGTGTGTTTTATGTATTGGGAATGAATGTTTAcattccctctttctctgccATACCTGCATTGTTGATGAGCAGGTCCAGTCTGAGTTCAGTCTTCAGGAAGGTTTCAGCAAAGGAGCGAACAGACTTCAGACTGCCCAGATCCAGATGCATGAACACCACCTCATTGCTCCCACTCTCCTATAGAACAGAGGAGGAATCAAACAGTGGATTTCCAACACCATACATGTTCACACAGGGCAAACAAATCCCTGATCAGTATGTATTGAGATGGCTATGCCACAACATAATATTTTATCAATAAGGCTCCTCTAACCCTTCTGATATCATAGACAGCAGCCTCAGCTTTCTGTTTGCAGCGGCAGGCAAGGATGACCCTTGCACCTCTCTTGGCCAAATCCAAAGCAGTAGCCTTTCCAATACCAGTGTTACTCCCTAGGGAACAACAAAACACATGTTAATGTAAAGGTCTTCCACATGAACGCACTTAAAACGTGCGCACACTAAATCAGTCCCCATCACACAGTAAGGCAACAAAATGTGCCTAACTAACCTGTTACAATAGCAGTCTTTCCTTTAAGTGTCACAGAGCTCGTGCATCTTGATCCTCTGATCACATTGTAATAAAGTATCAAATACAACGCAATCCCTACTGCCAGAATAGATAGCAAAACCGACATTATTACAGTACCGAGCGTTGTTTCCGAATTCGGGAATGTAATTTAGTTTGAAAGCTATCAAAGTTCAGCTGGCTAACATACGGCATgtgctgtttttgtttttattacGCCCTCAACAGCTTCC from Oncorhynchus kisutch isolate 150728-3 linkage group LG15, Okis_V2, whole genome shotgun sequence encodes:
- the LOC109905813 gene encoding dehydrogenase/reductase SDR family member 13; this encodes MSVLLSILAVGIALYLILYYNVIRGSRCTSSVTLKGKTAIVTGSNTGIGKATALDLAKRGARVILACRCKQKAEAAVYDIRRESGSNEVVFMHLDLGSLKSVRSFAETFLKTELRLDLLINNAGMLGPGYTEDGFGMVFGVNHLGHFLLTCLLLDRLKECGPSRVVNVSALLHRLGSVDFALLGTHKDLVSGQSTWHNFRAYCHSKLCNVLFTRELANRLEGTSVTTYSLHPGVIHTEFGRNLKLWQRLFLEPISKLFFMDAERGAQTTLHCALQEGIEPLSGRYFSSCALQEVGAKGRDDALARKLWEVSERLSNLS